A DNA window from Turicibacter sp. TJ11 contains the following coding sequences:
- a CDS encoding co-chaperone GroES has translation MLKPLNHHVVLEIVEVEKTTASGIILSGEASKPKHSEGVVIAVGEGKLLDNGKRQPLVVEVGQRVIYNGFGGTKVSHEGKELVILAQDDILAIVE, from the coding sequence ATGTTAAAACCATTAAATCATCATGTTGTTCTTGAAATTGTAGAGGTTGAAAAGACAACGGCTAGTGGGATTATTCTTTCAGGAGAAGCGTCAAAACCAAAGCATTCAGAGGGTGTCGTGATTGCAGTTGGTGAAGGAAAGTTATTAGACAATGGAAAACGCCAACCGTTAGTCGTTGAGGTCGGACAACGTGTTATTTATAACGGATTTGGTGGGACAAAAGTTTCGCATGAAGGTAAAGAATTAGTTATTTTAGCGCAAGATGATATTTTAGCAATTGTAGAGTAA